The Calditrichota bacterium genome includes a region encoding these proteins:
- a CDS encoding TolC family protein, which translates to MRAVKQVWGLSLIILLFSGAGQSQEILNLKNCINLAARNSFQLQADSQQVAAAKNEFLLSRSQTLPQFSGELARTELALQPYHFRQQWASVNGDWSAGSLLLKTYNSSQKKLLSVKARQANTKLQIAHRISQLYISILQKQKNISLFKDRLKLLETHLKITRALWQSGTRTQLDVLQTKSEILRLNEQIAGLQIEAQNFQQELARLLGRKNFGNLQLKPLPLTELTGQDVPELASQNLQTNPRIRALNFQTEAEQMRLRSVFASQLPRVRFNGGYVADGDPTGDGNYWQVTAGIQFPLFQWGATRFQRQKIIANFQSLQFQRKAIERDLSIQAEQKIESLKKLKEIISLQNERLRNNQLANRLAEANYQAGLITNLEFLTVQQQLTETQLELEESGLSYALNLIEFYLLTNQIEKIYELNQ; encoded by the coding sequence ATGCGTGCAGTCAAACAAGTGTGGGGGTTGAGCCTGATCATTTTGTTATTTTCCGGCGCGGGCCAATCACAAGAAATTTTGAATCTGAAAAATTGCATCAATCTGGCAGCCCGCAACAGCTTCCAATTGCAGGCCGACAGCCAGCAAGTCGCTGCTGCAAAAAATGAATTTTTGTTAAGCCGCTCACAGACGCTGCCGCAGTTTTCCGGTGAGTTAGCGAGAACCGAGCTGGCGTTGCAACCCTACCATTTCCGCCAGCAGTGGGCATCCGTGAACGGCGACTGGTCTGCCGGAAGCTTGCTTTTAAAAACATACAATTCTTCACAAAAAAAGCTGCTTTCCGTCAAAGCCAGACAGGCAAATACGAAATTGCAAATTGCTCACCGTATCAGCCAACTCTACATTTCAATTTTGCAAAAACAAAAAAACATCAGTCTGTTCAAAGATCGGCTGAAACTTCTGGAAACGCACCTGAAAATAACTCGGGCATTATGGCAATCCGGCACGCGGACGCAACTGGACGTTCTGCAAACGAAATCAGAGATTCTCCGGCTCAATGAACAAATTGCCGGACTGCAAATCGAAGCGCAAAATTTTCAACAGGAATTAGCCCGACTTTTGGGCAGGAAAAATTTTGGTAATTTGCAATTAAAACCATTGCCATTGACAGAATTGACCGGACAAGATGTACCAGAGCTTGCCAGTCAAAATCTTCAAACAAATCCGCGCATCAGGGCGCTTAATTTTCAGACCGAGGCAGAGCAAATGCGTTTACGCTCAGTTTTTGCCTCGCAGCTTCCCAGAGTTCGCTTCAACGGCGGCTACGTTGCCGACGGCGATCCTACTGGCGATGGGAATTACTGGCAGGTGACTGCTGGCATTCAATTCCCGTTGTTTCAATGGGGAGCGACGCGATTTCAGCGGCAAAAAATCATCGCCAATTTTCAATCCCTTCAATTCCAAAGAAAGGCGATTGAACGCGATCTCTCCATTCAAGCAGAGCAGAAAATCGAAAGCTTGAAAAAGTTAAAAGAAATCATCTCTCTGCAAAATGAACGGCTGCGGAACAACCAGTTGGCAAATAGACTGGCTGAGGCAAATTATCAGGCCGGCCTCATCACCAATCTGGAATTCCTCACAGTACAACAGCAGCTCACAGAAACCCAGCTTGAACTTGAGGAATCCGGCTTGAGTTACGCGCTTAATTTGATTGAGTTTTATCTTTTAACAAACCAGATTGAAAAAATTTATGAATTGAATCAGTAA